A part of Syntrophales bacterium genomic DNA contains:
- the groES gene encoding co-chaperone GroES: MKIRPLQDRVVVERVEEEEKTAGGIIIPDTAREKPMEGKVIAVGKGRYTDEGKLVIPDVKEGDRVLFSKYAGMEVKIEGKEYLIMREDEILGIIEDK; this comes from the coding sequence ATGAAAATCAGACCTTTACAGGACAGGGTTGTGGTGGAACGAGTCGAAGAAGAAGAAAAAACGGCTGGAGGTATCATTATCCCAGATACAGCCAGGGAAAAACCAATGGAGGGAAAAGTTATCGCCGTAGGAAAAGGTCGATACACCGATGAGGGGAAGCTGGTAATACCTGATGTCAAAGAGGGAGACAGGGTGTTGTTCAGCAAATACGCGGGAATGGAGGTAAAAATAGAAGGGAAAGAGTACCTCATCATGCGAGAAGACGAGATTCTCGGTATTATCGAAGATAAATAA